A genomic region of Effusibacillus pohliae DSM 22757 contains the following coding sequences:
- the gcvPB gene encoding aminomethyl-transferring glycine dehydrogenase subunit GcvPB yields MRQKQDQRLIFELSRPGRVAYSLPACDVPEQPVEELIPADYVRKTPAELPEVSEVDLIRHFTELSRRNYGVDNGFYPLGSCTMKYNPKRNERMARLAGFSSIHPYQAEETVQGALELMYKLQTELEEITGMDKVSLQPAAGAHGEWTGLMMIRAYHESRGEKRTKVIVPDTAHGTNPASATVAGYDTITIKSDERGNVDLESLRQVVGADTAALMLTNPSTLGLFEEQIEEIAKIVHEAGGLLYYDGANANAILGYARPGDMGFDVVHLNLHKTFTTPHGGGGPGAGPVGVKKELIPFLPVPVVDYKDGKYVLDYDRPQTIGKVKGFYGNFGILVRAYSYIRTMGPDGLKRVTEDAVLNANYMMRKLQPYFDLPYDRICKHEFVLSGKRQKVKGIKTLDIAKRLLDFGFHPPTIYFPLNVEEAIMIEPTESENLDTLNRFVEAMIQIAQEADENPEMVKSAPHTTVVNRLDEATAARNPVLRYQK; encoded by the coding sequence ATGAGACAAAAGCAGGACCAACGGCTGATTTTTGAACTGTCGCGCCCCGGGCGTGTCGCATACAGCCTCCCGGCTTGCGACGTGCCGGAACAGCCGGTGGAGGAACTGATTCCGGCCGATTACGTGAGAAAAACGCCGGCCGAACTGCCGGAAGTCAGCGAAGTCGATCTGATCCGTCACTTTACTGAACTTTCCCGCCGCAACTACGGTGTGGACAACGGATTTTACCCGCTGGGCTCGTGTACGATGAAATACAATCCGAAGCGGAATGAACGGATGGCGCGACTGGCCGGATTTTCGTCGATTCATCCCTATCAGGCGGAAGAAACGGTGCAGGGCGCGTTGGAACTGATGTACAAACTGCAAACCGAATTGGAAGAGATCACCGGCATGGACAAGGTGTCCTTGCAGCCTGCGGCTGGCGCGCATGGGGAGTGGACCGGCCTGATGATGATCCGTGCGTACCATGAGTCGCGGGGAGAAAAACGGACGAAAGTGATCGTGCCGGACACGGCGCATGGAACCAATCCTGCTTCCGCTACGGTGGCCGGTTACGATACGATCACGATCAAATCGGATGAACGGGGCAACGTCGATCTGGAGTCGCTGCGGCAGGTGGTCGGCGCCGATACGGCCGCTTTGATGTTGACCAACCCGTCGACGTTGGGGCTGTTTGAGGAACAGATCGAGGAGATTGCGAAAATCGTCCATGAAGCGGGCGGCTTGCTGTACTATGACGGGGCGAACGCGAATGCGATTTTGGGATATGCGCGGCCGGGTGACATGGGGTTTGACGTGGTTCACCTGAACCTGCACAAGACGTTTACGACACCGCACGGCGGGGGAGGTCCCGGTGCGGGTCCGGTCGGCGTGAAAAAAGAATTGATCCCGTTCCTGCCGGTTCCGGTGGTCGACTATAAGGACGGCAAGTACGTGCTTGATTACGACCGTCCGCAAACGATCGGCAAAGTAAAAGGGTTCTACGGCAACTTCGGGATTCTGGTGCGAGCCTATTCGTACATTCGGACGATGGGGCCGGACGGCCTGAAGCGGGTAACGGAGGATGCGGTCCTGAACGCCAACTATATGATGCGCAAGCTGCAGCCATATTTTGACCTGCCTTATGACCGGATCTGCAAACACGAGTTTGTCCTGTCCGGCAAGCGGCAGAAGGTAAAAGGCATCAAAACGCTCGACATTGCGAAGCGGCTGCTCGATTTCGGGTTCCATCCGCCGACGATATACTTTCCGCTGAATGTGGAAGAAGCGATTATGATCGAACCGACCGAATCGGAGAACCTGGATACACTGAACCGGTTTGTCGAGGCGATGATCCAGATCGCGCAAGAAGCGGACGAAAATCCGGAGATGGTGAAGTCGGCACCGCACACGACGGTCGTCAACCGGTTGGACGAAGCGACCGCCGCCAGAAATCCGGTGCTGCGCTACCAGAAGTAA
- a CDS encoding N-acetylmuramoyl-L-alanine amidase family protein — protein sequence MRIVLALLLTILPLLSLSAPAIAQNDTPPLIMIDAGHGGIDGGTQSKDGSILEKDLNLQIAKKLAKQLREAGFRVAMTRETDQDVTQYAPIDRGWGRHKRDLYGRVEAARQTGATLFVSLHGNHGRAPHRGGIVYYQPDSFESYMLASELQTRLNRLSKKKYIPRQGKSFFILRRSDIPSVLVEYGYLSNDEELANLLDESYQNRLVQSLCDGIGQFVMLYHVTKK from the coding sequence TTGCGCATCGTACTGGCGCTGCTGCTGACGATTTTGCCACTTTTGTCGCTGTCCGCTCCGGCGATCGCCCAAAACGACACACCCCCGCTGATCATGATCGATGCCGGACACGGCGGCATCGACGGAGGAACGCAAAGCAAGGACGGCAGCATTTTGGAGAAAGATCTGAATCTGCAAATCGCCAAAAAGCTGGCGAAACAGCTGCGGGAGGCAGGATTTCGCGTGGCGATGACGCGGGAAACCGATCAGGATGTGACCCAATATGCGCCGATCGACCGCGGTTGGGGACGGCACAAGCGGGATCTGTACGGAAGGGTGGAAGCGGCCCGGCAAACAGGTGCCACGCTGTTCGTCAGCCTGCACGGAAATCATGGGCGGGCCCCTCATCGCGGCGGGATCGTCTACTACCAGCCGGATTCGTTTGAAAGCTACATGTTGGCGTCCGAATTGCAGACTCGTCTCAACCGGTTATCGAAAAAGAAGTATATCCCGCGCCAGGGGAAGAGCTTTTTTATCTTGAGAAGATCGGACATCCCCAGCGTACTGGTCGAGTACGGCTACTTGTCAAATGACGAAGAGCTGGCCAACCTGCTCGACGAATCGTACCAGAATCGGCTGGTCCAATCCCTGTGCGACGGAATTGGGCAATTTGTCATGTTGTATCATGTAACAAAAAAATAG
- a CDS encoding DUF1657 domain-containing protein, whose protein sequence is MTIGTKLHQTLASCESALANFKTFALDTNNQQAKQLYNQLANAMEQQIINPLRSRVNQIEQQEPQYKMNQQAQMQQQATQQTAQQQMQQRRS, encoded by the coding sequence ATGACGATCGGAACCAAACTGCATCAGACGCTGGCATCTTGCGAATCTGCACTGGCCAACTTCAAAACGTTCGCTCTCGATACCAACAACCAGCAGGCGAAGCAACTGTACAACCAGTTGGCCAACGCGATGGAGCAGCAAATCATCAATCCGCTTCGGTCGCGGGTGAACCAAATCGAGCAGCAAGAACCGCAATACAAAATGAACCAGCAAGCGCAGATGCAGCAACAAGCAACTCAGCAAACCGCTCAACAGCAGATGCAGCAGCGCCGTTCGTAA
- a CDS encoding YhcN/YlaJ family sporulation lipoprotein, with product MKPIRKFHALTACVLATALLAGCTPAHPRAQRYGAPAPAPAPAPAAPAPDTVRTAPPAPAPDTAAPMREAQNIANSLVGKHNISRANVFVTDRTAYVVVNIPNLAHGALTDQIKNDVANTVRQVDPSIDRVFVSADPDVFERFQGYSNDIRAGRPVAGIYDRFAELVRRVWPQAR from the coding sequence ATGAAACCGATTCGCAAGTTCCATGCATTGACCGCTTGTGTACTGGCGACCGCGTTGCTTGCCGGTTGCACACCGGCTCATCCGCGAGCGCAGCGCTATGGGGCTCCTGCCCCCGCACCAGCTCCTGCTCCGGCGGCGCCTGCACCGGATACGGTCCGGACTGCACCACCCGCACCGGCACCGGATACGGCCGCTCCGATGCGGGAGGCGCAAAATATCGCGAACTCTCTGGTCGGCAAACATAACATCAGCCGCGCGAACGTGTTTGTGACCGACCGCACCGCGTACGTCGTCGTCAACATCCCGAACCTGGCGCACGGTGCATTGACCGATCAAATCAAAAACGATGTGGCAAATACGGTCCGCCAGGTGGATCCGAGTATCGACCGAGTGTTTGTGTCCGCCGACCCGGATGTATTCGAACGGTTCCAGGGATACAGCAACGATATCCGGGCTGGCCGACCGGTCGCCGGAATTTACGATCGGTTTGCGGAACTCGTCCGCCGGGTGTGGCCGCAGGCACGCTAA
- a CDS encoding DUF1657 domain-containing protein yields MTVGTKLQQTVASIESAAASLKQFALDTQDKQAKQMYNQLAQTLDNCKSTLQSRLNYIQQQEPQYRQ; encoded by the coding sequence ATGACAGTCGGCACAAAACTGCAGCAAACGGTAGCCTCGATCGAATCGGCCGCCGCCAGCCTGAAACAGTTCGCGCTCGACACGCAGGACAAACAGGCGAAACAAATGTACAACCAGTTGGCGCAAACGTTGGACAACTGCAAAAGCACGCTGCAATCCCGCCTTAATTACATTCAGCAGCAGGAACCGCAATACCGCCAATAA
- a CDS encoding histidine phosphatase family protein, whose protein sequence is MTEICLVRHGETLWNRQARLQGSQDIPLSDIGIEQARTAAAHLSKERWDLLYSSDLSRAKHTAECINQRLNVPHYLEPGLRERNYGSLEGMTRDEIEARYPGVLSQPDQHPIPGLETYEALSQRVRETVESIAQRHPGKRILIVTHGGTINAFLHAITGQRAGAIDNTAITRVRYDCGRWLVDCINDCSHLGQ, encoded by the coding sequence ATGACGGAGATTTGCCTGGTGCGCCACGGAGAAACGCTTTGGAATCGGCAAGCGCGGCTGCAGGGTTCGCAAGACATCCCGCTGTCGGACATCGGCATCGAGCAGGCGCGAACGGCAGCCGCCCATCTGTCGAAGGAGCGCTGGGATTTGCTCTATTCAAGCGATCTGTCGCGGGCGAAACACACGGCAGAATGTATCAACCAGCGCCTGAATGTGCCCCATTATCTGGAGCCCGGATTGCGCGAGCGCAATTACGGCTCATTGGAGGGGATGACGCGCGACGAAATCGAGGCTCGCTATCCCGGCGTCCTGTCACAGCCGGACCAGCATCCGATCCCCGGTCTGGAAACGTATGAAGCGCTCAGCCAGCGGGTGAGGGAGACGGTTGAATCGATCGCGCAGCGGCATCCTGGCAAACGGATTTTGATTGTCACGCACGGCGGCACGATTAATGCTTTTTTGCATGCGATCACCGGACAGCGGGCCGGGGCAATCGACAATACGGCGATCACGCGCGTGCGCTATGACTGCGGGCGCTGGCTAGTGGACTGCATCAACGACTGCTCCCATCTCGGCCAATGA
- the aroQ gene encoding type II 3-dehydroquinate dehydratase produces the protein MARILVIHGPNLNLLGQREPEIYGTATLEDINRQLAETAEQHSVELDFFQSNHEGAIIDRIHAAVGSAEGILINPGAFTHYSIAIRDAISAVPVPAVEVHLSNIHAREEFRRHSVLAAVAVGQISGFGTYSYVLGLLALIDHLKRQVRLK, from the coding sequence TTGGCGCGGATTCTTGTGATCCATGGTCCGAACCTGAATTTGCTTGGCCAACGGGAACCGGAAATTTACGGCACCGCTACGTTGGAAGACATCAACCGGCAACTGGCGGAGACCGCGGAGCAACATTCGGTGGAACTGGACTTCTTCCAGTCCAATCATGAAGGGGCGATCATCGACCGAATTCATGCGGCCGTGGGAAGCGCAGAGGGAATTTTGATCAATCCGGGAGCGTTCACCCATTACAGCATCGCCATTCGCGACGCGATCAGCGCGGTACCCGTGCCAGCGGTGGAAGTCCACCTGTCGAACATTCACGCGCGCGAGGAGTTTCGTCGGCATTCGGTGCTGGCTGCGGTTGCGGTCGGGCAGATCAGCGGATTCGGAACTTACAGTTATGTGTTGGGATTGTTGGCGCTGATCGATCATCTCAAGCGTCAGGTACGCCTCAAGTAG
- a CDS encoding M24 family metallopeptidase, with amino-acid sequence MQKRLARLRQQLADQPFDGLLVVKPENRRYISGFTGTAGCLLVTAEDAVLITDFRYTEQAQEQAPDFHVVQHGTSAPETIRSELIRLGIKRLGFEKDYLTYGLYSTYLEKFAPVELVPAEGIVEKLRAVKDEEEIAILRQAAKLADDAFSHILGYLKPGVSERDVALELEFFMRRQGAASSSFDIIVASGVRSSLPHGVASGKLLEKGDFVTLDFGALYQGYCSDITRTVVLGEATEKQREIYEIVLEAQLHALQHIKPGMTGQEADALARDIIREKGYGDHFGHSLGHGLGLYIHEEPRLSAVSNDVLQPGMVVTVEPGIYIPGFGGVRIEDDVLLTDSGIERLTGSSKDLFIL; translated from the coding sequence ATGCAAAAACGTTTGGCAAGACTCAGACAACAGCTCGCCGATCAGCCGTTTGACGGGCTGCTGGTCGTCAAGCCGGAAAACCGTCGGTACATAAGCGGTTTCACCGGAACGGCCGGCTGCTTGCTGGTGACGGCGGAGGACGCCGTGCTGATCACCGACTTTCGGTACACGGAGCAAGCGCAGGAGCAGGCGCCTGATTTTCACGTAGTGCAGCATGGAACTTCCGCACCGGAGACGATCCGTTCCGAACTGATCCGCCTTGGCATCAAACGTCTCGGCTTTGAGAAAGACTATCTTACATACGGACTGTATTCGACTTACCTCGAAAAATTCGCCCCGGTTGAGCTGGTGCCGGCCGAGGGGATCGTCGAGAAGCTGCGAGCCGTCAAGGATGAGGAGGAAATCGCGATCCTGCGGCAAGCCGCCAAGCTGGCGGATGATGCGTTTTCCCACATTCTCGGTTATTTGAAGCCGGGCGTCAGCGAGCGGGATGTGGCCCTCGAACTGGAATTTTTCATGCGCCGGCAGGGAGCTGCCAGTTCTTCGTTTGACATCATCGTCGCATCGGGCGTCCGCTCCAGCTTGCCGCACGGTGTTGCTTCCGGCAAGCTGCTGGAAAAAGGGGATTTTGTCACGCTCGATTTCGGCGCTTTGTACCAAGGGTACTGCTCCGACATCACGCGCACCGTCGTGTTGGGCGAAGCAACCGAGAAGCAGCGGGAGATCTATGAGATTGTGCTGGAAGCGCAATTGCACGCGCTGCAACACATCAAGCCGGGGATGACCGGCCAGGAGGCGGACGCGCTGGCGCGGGACATCATCCGGGAAAAAGGCTATGGCGATCACTTCGGGCACAGCCTCGGTCACGGGTTGGGCTTGTATATTCACGAAGAGCCCCGTTTGTCGGCAGTTTCCAACGATGTTTTGCAACCGGGCATGGTGGTGACGGTGGAACCAGGCATTTACATCCCCGGGTTCGGCGGGGTGCGGATCGAAGACGATGTGCTGCTCACCGATTCCGGAATCGAGCGGTTAACCGGTTCCAGCAAGGACTTGTTCATCCTTTGA
- the efp gene encoding elongation factor P has translation MISSNDFRPGVTIEYDGEIWRVLEFLHVKPGKGAAFVRTKLKNVKTGAIKEMTFNAGEKVPRARVETREMQYLYNDGDSYTFMDTETFEQIQIPASQLQYEIQFLKENMNCFVMMHEGAPIGIELPNTVELEVVETDPNIRGNTATGGSKPAKLETGYVVQVPFFIEVGDKLIIDTRSGEYVSRA, from the coding sequence ATGATTTCAAGCAACGATTTTCGTCCCGGAGTGACGATCGAATACGATGGCGAGATTTGGCGCGTGCTTGAATTTTTGCATGTGAAACCAGGGAAAGGGGCGGCTTTCGTCCGCACCAAGCTGAAAAACGTGAAAACCGGCGCCATCAAGGAAATGACTTTCAATGCAGGTGAAAAAGTGCCGCGCGCACGTGTCGAAACCCGTGAAATGCAGTACCTGTACAATGACGGTGACAGCTATACGTTCATGGATACCGAGACATTTGAGCAGATCCAGATTCCGGCCAGCCAGCTGCAGTATGAGATCCAGTTCCTGAAAGAAAACATGAATTGCTTCGTGATGATGCACGAAGGTGCGCCGATCGGAATCGAATTGCCGAACACGGTCGAACTCGAGGTGGTGGAAACCGATCCGAACATCCGGGGCAACACGGCAACCGGCGGTTCGAAACCGGCGAAACTGGAAACCGGATATGTCGTGCAGGTACCGTTTTTCATTGAGGTCGGCGACAAGCTAATCATTGACACCCGTTCCGGCGAATATGTATCGCGCGCGTAG
- a CDS encoding YqhV family protein: MFDVQDKMVWGMAGLRLLSGSIEVIAALLMLYYGTIERAVMVNAFLSLIGPTVLILVTTLGLIGLADRLDFTKMLIVMCGVGLILYGVRG; the protein is encoded by the coding sequence ATGTTCGACGTGCAGGACAAGATGGTGTGGGGAATGGCGGGCCTCCGTCTGCTTTCCGGAAGCATCGAAGTGATCGCTGCCTTGTTGATGCTTTACTATGGAACGATTGAACGGGCGGTGATGGTGAACGCATTTCTGTCCCTGATCGGCCCCACCGTGCTGATTCTGGTCACGACGCTCGGGCTGATCGGGTTGGCGGACAGGCTGGATTTTACAAAAATGCTGATCGTCATGTGCGGCGTCGGACTGATCCTCTACGGCGTGCGCGGCTAG
- a CDS encoding CD1247 N-terminal domain-containing protein gives MHELKERMAYIKGLSSGLNLNENSPEGRILLEMMELLDGIVRAVDQLAVQQNDLEEYLGAVDEDLTDLEQDFYDEYDDYDDYEEEDLVCEACDEADDDIQYLEMECPHCHGTVFVDSTVFDDDEVVEVLCPECHETILVNDEAPVTT, from the coding sequence ATGCACGAGCTGAAGGAACGCATGGCTTATATAAAAGGGCTGTCATCCGGTTTGAATCTGAATGAAAATTCGCCGGAAGGGCGGATTTTGCTCGAGATGATGGAACTGCTGGACGGCATTGTGCGGGCGGTGGATCAACTGGCCGTTCAACAGAACGATCTGGAAGAATATCTCGGGGCGGTCGATGAAGATCTGACCGATTTGGAACAGGATTTTTACGACGAGTACGATGACTACGACGATTATGAAGAGGAAGATTTAGTCTGCGAGGCGTGCGACGAGGCGGATGACGATATCCAGTATCTGGAGATGGAATGCCCGCACTGCCACGGGACGGTGTTTGTCGACTCAACCGTGTTTGATGACGATGAGGTGGTGGAAGTGTTGTGTCCGGAGTGCCACGAAACGATTTTGGTGAACGATGAGGCGCCGGTTACGACCTGA
- the spoIIIAA gene encoding stage III sporulation protein AA, whose translation MLPTASQNRMEMVIREQILPVLAPVIRHLISRSPRPLQLALEEIRIRQGKPLQVYTHQGDYYLDPEGQPIRLDHKAYRVTQEEVSQTIQLLTRSSLYALEEELRRGYLTIAGGHRVGLAGRTVLSSEGFVQTMKDITHLNIRIAREVPGVADSIKQHLINPAGYKLYNALIISPPQCGKTTLLRDIARQVSDGLLHPNLPGQKVGIVDERSELAGCVNGIPQHAVGSRTDVLDACPKAEGMLMMIRSMSPQLLITDEIGREADRDAILEAVHAGVAVIASAHGHNMAEVKKRPAIRSLIEEQVFSRYLVLSRRLGPVTLEAVYDKHGQCLHRREGRAEWSS comes from the coding sequence TTGCTTCCCACAGCTTCCCAAAATCGCATGGAAATGGTCATCCGCGAGCAGATTTTGCCTGTATTGGCTCCCGTTATCCGCCATCTGATCAGCCGGTCTCCCCGCCCGCTGCAGCTTGCGCTGGAAGAGATTCGCATCCGGCAGGGGAAACCGCTGCAAGTTTATACCCACCAGGGAGATTATTACCTGGATCCGGAAGGGCAGCCAATCCGCCTCGATCACAAAGCATACCGCGTGACACAGGAAGAAGTTTCCCAGACGATCCAGTTGCTGACCCGATCGTCCCTGTACGCGCTGGAAGAAGAGTTGCGCCGCGGCTATCTGACGATCGCCGGCGGCCATCGGGTCGGACTCGCGGGGCGGACGGTGTTGTCATCCGAGGGGTTTGTACAAACGATGAAGGACATCACCCATTTGAACATCCGAATCGCCCGTGAAGTTCCCGGCGTGGCAGACTCGATCAAGCAGCATCTGATCAATCCGGCTGGATACAAGCTGTACAACGCGCTGATCATTTCGCCGCCGCAATGCGGCAAAACCACGCTGCTGCGAGACATTGCGCGGCAAGTGAGCGACGGCCTGCTGCATCCCAACCTGCCGGGGCAAAAAGTGGGGATCGTTGATGAGAGATCGGAACTCGCCGGTTGTGTCAACGGCATCCCGCAGCATGCGGTCGGTTCCCGCACGGATGTGCTGGACGCCTGCCCGAAAGCAGAAGGGATGCTGATGATGATCCGGTCGATGTCGCCGCAGCTGCTGATCACCGATGAGATCGGACGGGAAGCGGACCGCGACGCGATCCTCGAAGCGGTGCACGCGGGCGTTGCGGTCATCGCATCGGCGCACGGGCATAACATGGCGGAAGTGAAGAAGCGTCCGGCGATCCGGTCGCTGATTGAGGAACAGGTATTTTCCCGCTATCTGGTGCTCTCCAGACGCCTTGGGCCCGTCACGCTGGAAGCGGTCTATGACAAACACGGGCAATGCCTGCATCGGCGAGAGGGTCGGGCGGAATGGTCAAGCTGA
- the spoIIIAB gene encoding stage III sporulation protein SpoIIIAB, with protein sequence MVKLIGAALVVTATTGVGLWKANSYSERAKQLNQLITALQMLETEIAYGATPLPEALARIGQRIPGKIGLLLQDTGHLLARGDGRSAGQIFQEQVLCFGGKLHLRPQDRDILLTFGHTLGHSDRSDQLKHIRLTCARLSAEETIARDERERLGKMWRYLGALLGLAAVIIMY encoded by the coding sequence ATGGTCAAGCTGATCGGAGCGGCGCTGGTGGTGACGGCGACAACCGGAGTCGGCCTGTGGAAAGCGAATTCCTATTCAGAACGGGCGAAACAGTTGAACCAACTGATCACGGCGCTCCAGATGCTGGAGACGGAAATCGCCTACGGCGCGACGCCGCTGCCGGAAGCTTTGGCGCGGATCGGGCAGCGGATTCCCGGAAAAATTGGCCTCCTCCTGCAAGACACCGGACATCTGTTGGCGCGCGGGGACGGGCGATCGGCCGGGCAGATTTTTCAGGAGCAGGTGCTCTGCTTCGGCGGAAAGCTGCATCTGCGGCCGCAAGACAGGGACATCCTGTTGACATTCGGCCATACGCTCGGCCATTCGGACCGGTCCGACCAGCTCAAACACATTCGCCTCACCTGTGCGCGGCTGTCCGCCGAGGAAACGATCGCCCGCGACGAACGGGAACGGCTGGGAAAAATGTGGCGGTATCTCGGTGCCTTGCTGGGGTTGGCGGCCGTCATCATCATGTACTAG
- the spoIIIAC gene encoding stage III sporulation protein AC, with the protein MFSSAVSALLQIAGIGFLTAVLHTVLKLAGKEDFAHWTTLAGLAIALLLVLSKLETLLSEITSVFRFQ; encoded by the coding sequence ATGTTTTCATCTGCGGTAAGTGCACTCTTGCAAATCGCCGGCATCGGCTTTTTGACAGCCGTTTTGCATACGGTGCTGAAACTGGCCGGAAAAGAGGATTTCGCCCACTGGACGACGCTGGCCGGATTAGCGATTGCACTGCTGTTGGTCCTAAGCAAACTGGAGACGCTGCTGTCGGAAATCACCAGTGTCTTTCGCTTTCAATAA
- the spoIIIAD gene encoding stage III sporulation protein AD, whose translation MDILQIVGLALIAVFLILTVKSQSPLLALLISLLTGVILFAFLVPPVRLILEEIEKLALQANVDLKLVGTILKIITIAYIAEFGAQLVRDSGEAGLASKIEFGGKILILVLAIPVVRVVIDTILQVMMRGGAG comes from the coding sequence ATGGACATCCTGCAAATCGTTGGACTGGCGCTGATTGCCGTATTTTTGATCCTGACGGTGAAATCGCAGTCGCCGCTGCTGGCGCTGCTGATCTCTCTCCTGACCGGTGTGATTTTGTTCGCGTTTCTGGTGCCCCCGGTCCGGCTGATTCTGGAAGAGATTGAAAAATTAGCGCTGCAGGCGAACGTCGATCTGAAACTGGTCGGCACCATCCTGAAAATCATCACGATCGCCTACATCGCTGAATTCGGGGCACAGCTGGTCCGCGATTCGGGCGAAGCGGGGCTCGCTTCGAAAATCGAATTTGGCGGCAAAATCCTGATCCTCGTGCTGGCGATCCCGGTGGTGCGGGTGGTGATCGACACGATCCTACAGGTGATGATGCGGGGGGGTGCCGGGTGA
- the spoIIIAE gene encoding stage III sporulation protein AE, translating to MKKWLLLIGMVLLLQFVSPLQLALAEQGQQTAPDKAAETTFDTGEIDRFWRNLVDQYGDFLPAASSPGVLDLLKDEGFTLKGVLLGMTKFLFYEIMQNSKLLGSILILAVLAALLENLQNAFERNTVSQVGFAVIYMALIIMAVNSFLTATGYAKQAIDMMSSFMLGSIPLLLTLMASSGAVTSAGLLYPTVVFSVNSFAGLVTIVVFPLIFFSAVLLMVSEFSSRYKLSQLGGFLRTTGNWLLGAGFTIFLGVMAVKGAMGGIADGIALRTAKFATSTLIPVVGKMFSDSLETVAGASMLVKNSIGVGGLLILSLICVFPALKIISLAIVYSLSGALMQPLGNSPVISCLATIGKTLFLVFSAMATVGFMFFLSVAMILMAGNIQLMVR from the coding sequence GTGAAAAAATGGCTACTGTTGATCGGAATGGTCCTGCTGCTACAATTTGTGTCCCCTCTCCAGCTGGCACTGGCGGAGCAGGGCCAGCAGACGGCACCGGACAAGGCAGCGGAAACGACGTTCGATACGGGCGAGATCGACCGCTTTTGGCGGAATCTGGTCGACCAGTACGGCGATTTCTTGCCAGCCGCGTCGTCACCCGGCGTGCTCGATCTGCTGAAGGATGAGGGATTTACATTAAAGGGTGTGCTGCTTGGCATGACCAAATTTTTGTTCTACGAGATCATGCAAAATTCGAAGCTGCTCGGCAGCATTCTGATCCTGGCGGTGCTGGCCGCCTTGCTGGAAAATTTGCAAAACGCGTTCGAGCGGAATACGGTCTCCCAGGTGGGATTTGCCGTCATCTACATGGCGTTGATCATTATGGCGGTCAATTCGTTTCTCACCGCGACTGGTTATGCGAAACAGGCGATCGACATGATGAGCAGCTTCATGCTGGGCAGCATTCCGCTGCTGCTGACGTTAATGGCTTCGTCCGGCGCGGTCACATCAGCCGGTCTGCTGTACCCGACTGTCGTGTTTTCCGTCAATTCGTTTGCGGGACTGGTGACGATCGTCGTGTTTCCGCTGATTTTCTTCTCGGCAGTGCTCTTGATGGTGTCCGAATTTTCCAGCCGCTACAAACTTTCGCAGTTGGGCGGGTTTTTGCGTACGACCGGCAACTGGCTGCTGGGGGCGGGATTCACGATTTTTCTCGGTGTCATGGCGGTCAAGGGGGCGATGGGCGGGATCGCCGACGGAATCGCGCTGCGAACCGCCAAATTTGCCACTTCCACCCTGATCCCGGTGGTCGGCAAGATGTTTTCCGATTCGCTTGAGACGGTTGCCGGTGCGTCGATGCTGGTGAAAAATTCGATCGGCGTCGGCGGCTTGCTGATTCTGTCGCTGATCTGCGTTTTTCCGGCCTTGAAGATCATCAGTCTGGCGATCGTCTACAGTCTGTCGGGTGCTTTGATGCAGCCGCTCGGCAATTCGCCGGTCATCTCCTGCCTGGCGACGATCGGCAAGACGCTGTTTCTGGTCTTTTCGGCGATGGCCACGGTCGGCTTCATGTTCTTTCTCTCCGTCGCCATGATTCTGATGGCGGGCAACATTCAACTGATGGTGAGGTGA